The following coding sequences are from one Deinococcus arcticus window:
- a CDS encoding Ig-like domain-containing protein, whose protein sequence is MKRTVPLLLSGLLLTACQDPGTKTPPAVKVTSPTAGQTVTGVHPVAVEGSGDVARVDVYVRPAGSKDLGVHVGGASAAPYQIGWSTLTVPNQLTVDLYAEATSASGQKAQSVPVSVKVSHGGTPNLNYLIAISYPGTSVAGASTGTSRRPELNPALVQAPAGPLKTPLPLTTTLNAQATSRVNDLEWGWAPVDGADGYGIFLSTASAAGPFSRQRSQQASTTPGEQGFATTVQGQAGDVYHGTVTTIKGSAESGLSNTDSATILPEPALASPAEAQSVSDGRPILTWTPTPGAVAYLYYVYNQNPSTSRPRAVWTNYPEAQTELSAVYPSSRDALPSGTYYWRVAAVSFDAQRKADSFSFSPVRTFRVP, encoded by the coding sequence ATGAAACGTACTGTCCCGCTGCTCCTGAGCGGCCTCCTCCTCACCGCCTGCCAGGATCCAGGCACGAAAACCCCACCTGCCGTGAAGGTGACGTCACCCACGGCTGGCCAGACGGTGACCGGCGTGCACCCTGTCGCGGTCGAAGGATCGGGTGACGTGGCCCGGGTGGACGTGTACGTCCGGCCTGCTGGCAGCAAAGACCTGGGCGTGCATGTGGGTGGGGCGAGCGCCGCGCCCTACCAGATCGGGTGGTCCACCCTCACGGTGCCCAACCAACTGACCGTTGACCTGTACGCGGAAGCCACATCGGCCAGTGGGCAGAAGGCCCAGAGCGTCCCCGTCAGCGTGAAGGTCAGTCATGGCGGCACGCCCAACCTCAACTACCTGATCGCCATTTCGTACCCGGGCACCAGCGTGGCGGGGGCCAGCACCGGCACCAGCCGGCGGCCAGAGCTGAACCCCGCCCTGGTGCAGGCACCGGCCGGGCCGCTCAAGACTCCTCTTCCCTTGACCACCACCCTGAACGCCCAGGCCACCTCCCGGGTCAACGACCTGGAGTGGGGCTGGGCCCCGGTGGACGGAGCCGACGGGTATGGGATCTTTCTGTCCACGGCCAGTGCGGCTGGGCCATTCAGCCGGCAGCGCAGCCAGCAGGCCAGCACCACCCCCGGGGAGCAGGGCTTCGCGACCACCGTGCAGGGTCAGGCTGGTGACGTCTACCACGGGACCGTCACCACCATCAAAGGCAGCGCCGAAAGTGGTCTGTCCAACACCGACAGTGCCACCATCCTGCCGGAGCCGGCCCTCGCCTCACCCGCTGAGGCGCAAAGCGTCAGTGACGGGCGGCCGATCCTGACGTGGACGCCCACGCCAGGCGCCGTGGCGTACCTGTACTACGTGTACAACCAGAATCCTTCGACGTCCAGACCCCGGGCGGTCTGGACCAACTACCCGGAAGCGCAGACCGAGCTGTCTGCCGTCTACCCCAGCAGTCGGGACGCCCTGCCCAGTGGCACGTACTACTGGCGTGTGGCTGCCGTGAGCTTCGACGCTCAACGCAAGGCAGACAGCTTCAGTTTCTCACCGGTCCGCACCTTCCGGGTGCCCTGA
- a CDS encoding IS6 family transposase, which translates to MLSGQKLLGYRFPLAVIGYAVWLYHRFTLSYRDIEELLLERGICVTRESIRTWCIKFSDLFAQGLRHREPRRGSRWHLDEMCVDVGGIKHWLWRAVDEHGAVLDVFLQQHRDTEAARSFFHRLLGEYDVPEAVHTDKLWSYGAALRELSVLHSVEHVQVVSTARCNNLIEQSHRPTRQQERRQRGFRSRHRAQGFLNLHARISNLCHPARTTVPARSRRRHQQTAFKTWQETVWQAI; encoded by the coding sequence GTGCTGAGTGGTCAGAAGCTCCTTGGATACCGCTTCCCCCTCGCGGTCATTGGCTACGCCGTCTGGCTGTATCACCGCTTCACCTTGAGTTACCGGGATATCGAAGAGCTCCTGCTGGAACGCGGCATCTGCGTTACCCGCGAGTCCATTCGCACATGGTGCATCAAGTTCAGTGACCTCTTTGCCCAGGGTCTCCGTCACCGGGAACCCCGACGGGGTTCCCGATGGCATCTTGACGAGATGTGCGTGGACGTGGGCGGTATCAAACACTGGTTGTGGCGGGCGGTCGACGAACACGGGGCCGTGCTGGACGTCTTCCTTCAGCAACACCGCGATACCGAGGCTGCTAGGTCGTTCTTCCACCGGCTGCTGGGGGAGTACGACGTGCCCGAGGCTGTCCACACCGACAAGCTCTGGAGTTATGGCGCCGCTCTTCGGGAACTTTCCGTGCTCCACAGCGTGGAGCACGTCCAGGTGGTGTCCACAGCCCGTTGCAATAACCTGATCGAACAGTCCCATCGACCGACACGACAGCAGGAACGACGACAACGAGGCTTCAGGTCACGCCACCGAGCACAAGGCTTTCTCAACTTGCACGCCCGCATCAGCAACCTCTGTCATCCAGCCCGCACCACCGTTCCTGCTCGCTCCCGTCGCCGTCACCAACAAACTGCCTTCAAGACATGGCAAGAAACTGTGTGGCAGGCGATCTGA
- a CDS encoding type II secretion system protein GspD: MRHAALLSLFCTATLLLGSAFAAPVQLTPIGTKDTFALLGTIPIQYTYDPSQRALVIPEGKLAPNTALPEGIRTAQNDVQLSIFLPEDYQLALSPDGFRLELIRGTGAVLVAPPTTVGPVGAVATAPVVSPPQPLVATVTAPPAPVLAEPTIFLLSYASPTQVATLLNDLYGSTKIRVDERRRALVALVTPDEKRAIEAFILKVDTPSPQVEFEAQVIEVNRSLTSSLGIDYDQIFNLKLAEIKPGASLWKLGEIARNPLSLSIGINLLENSGAAKVLAKPRITALDGVEARINATQTYPLIVRGADNAAPVVQNITTGISLRMLPKVTPNGEIEVQVTITVSAPTGLTSDGAPQYSSREATTMVRVKDQEPIAIGGLIEDRKIEGVKKIPGLGNIPIIGELFKKTTVDQRNTDLVIVVTPRLIFPEKKP; this comes from the coding sequence GTGCGTCACGCTGCTCTGCTTTCCCTGTTCTGTACCGCCACGCTGCTCCTGGGCTCCGCCTTCGCAGCGCCAGTTCAATTGACCCCGATTGGCACGAAGGACACGTTCGCCCTCCTCGGGACCATTCCCATTCAGTACACGTACGATCCAAGCCAGCGGGCCCTGGTGATTCCTGAAGGCAAACTCGCACCCAACACCGCGCTGCCCGAGGGCATTCGCACGGCGCAGAATGACGTGCAGCTCAGCATTTTTCTCCCTGAGGACTACCAGTTGGCGTTGTCCCCGGACGGGTTCCGACTGGAGTTGATCCGGGGCACAGGTGCCGTGCTTGTGGCACCCCCGACCACGGTGGGGCCTGTCGGTGCGGTGGCGACCGCGCCGGTCGTCAGTCCCCCCCAGCCGCTGGTGGCCACCGTGACGGCCCCGCCCGCTCCGGTGCTGGCGGAACCCACCATTTTCCTGCTGTCGTACGCCTCCCCCACACAGGTCGCCACCCTGCTCAACGACCTGTATGGCAGCACGAAAATCAGGGTTGACGAGCGCCGCCGGGCCCTGGTAGCCCTGGTCACGCCGGACGAGAAACGGGCGATTGAGGCGTTCATCCTCAAAGTGGACACGCCCAGTCCGCAGGTGGAATTCGAGGCGCAGGTTATTGAAGTGAACCGCAGCCTGACGAGTTCACTGGGGATCGATTACGACCAGATCTTCAACTTGAAACTGGCGGAGATCAAGCCTGGAGCCAGCCTGTGGAAACTGGGGGAGATTGCCCGGAATCCGCTGTCTCTGTCGATCGGGATCAACCTGCTCGAGAACAGTGGGGCGGCAAAAGTGCTCGCGAAACCCAGGATCACAGCGCTGGACGGGGTTGAGGCGCGCATCAACGCCACGCAGACCTACCCACTGATCGTCCGCGGCGCCGATAATGCCGCGCCGGTCGTGCAGAACATCACCACCGGGATTTCGCTGCGCATGCTGCCAAAGGTAACGCCAAACGGGGAGATCGAGGTGCAGGTGACCATCACGGTCTCGGCCCCCACGGGGTTGACGTCAGACGGCGCGCCTCAATACTCGAGCCGCGAGGCGACGACGATGGTGCGGGTCAAGGACCAGGAACCCATCGCCATTGGCGGACTGATCGAGGACCGGAAGATTGAAGGGGTCAAGAAGATTCCCGGCTTGGGCAATATTCCCATCATTGGTGAGCTCTTCAAAAAGACCACGGTCGATCAGCGCAACACCGACCTGGTCATTGTGGTCACGCCACGCCTGATCTTCCCCGAGAAAAAGCCGTGA
- a CDS encoding ParB/RepB/Spo0J family partition protein — MAGFTSPPAPDVQTDLAIDAIRPRPQQPRRSFTPESLGRLTDSIRTHGILQPLSVHQTAAGYDLISGERRLRAARTAGLTTVPVKVFSGLTERQVQQLSAVENLQREDLNPVDEADAVLDILSAELDLPKDQLTPRLERWKSMRMRDPALARASEDERQAIAHLDTLFRGLSRGEWTSFVANRLPVLRLPAPLLEAVREGRLDYTKAIALKRAPEDLREALLAESDALSVQQIRQRIQEASRTSAPHEDLDRALETFRRLTAKEQLAKLTPEARRELLSLLTQAAAVMGERSSPPARQRLK; from the coding sequence ATGGCCGGCTTCACCAGCCCGCCCGCGCCCGACGTGCAGACGGATCTGGCCATTGACGCCATCCGGCCCCGTCCTCAGCAACCGCGCCGCTCCTTTACGCCGGAGTCCCTGGGCCGCCTGACCGACAGCATCCGGACGCACGGCATCCTGCAGCCCCTGTCCGTCCATCAGACGGCGGCGGGCTACGACCTGATCTCCGGAGAACGTCGCCTGCGGGCTGCACGCACCGCCGGCCTGACCACCGTCCCGGTCAAGGTGTTCTCCGGCCTGACGGAACGGCAGGTGCAGCAGCTGTCGGCCGTGGAAAATCTCCAGCGCGAGGACCTGAATCCAGTGGATGAAGCGGACGCGGTGCTCGACATCCTCTCGGCGGAACTGGACCTTCCCAAAGATCAGCTCACGCCCCGCCTCGAGCGCTGGAAATCGATGCGGATGCGCGATCCTGCCCTGGCGAGAGCGTCCGAAGACGAGCGGCAGGCGATTGCACACCTGGACACCTTGTTCCGGGGCCTGTCCCGCGGGGAGTGGACGTCGTTCGTGGCAAACCGCCTTCCCGTGCTGCGCCTCCCGGCGCCGCTCCTGGAAGCGGTCCGCGAGGGACGGCTGGACTACACCAAGGCCATTGCCCTCAAACGGGCGCCCGAGGATCTGCGTGAAGCCCTGCTCGCCGAAAGTGACGCGCTGTCCGTCCAGCAGATCCGCCAGCGGATTCAGGAGGCCAGCCGCACGAGCGCGCCTCACGAGGACCTCGACCGGGCGCTGGAGACCTTCCGGCGCCTCACCGCGAAGGAGCAGCTGGCCAAGCTGACACCCGAAGCGAGACGCGAACTCCTGTCCCTGCTGACGCAGGCGGCCGCCGTCATGGGGGAGAGGTCCAGCCCTCCCGCACGGCAGCGCCTCAAATAG
- a CDS encoding tyrosine-type recombinase/integrase: MTLVRTGDPLALIHLTDQALRVRAVEAASTYDAPTLVQVTQAYMTSGSRKGARTSPKTLAAYSLAVSDFVPWAQDQGVQLLRPGRRDGGRYVAHLQTRPSQGRGKTGTLSASTVAQYVAGARALYRALRWAGATEAQPFEDIHVPPDPTPGIVKNPPYMREIDEVLSHCDARLAALLLLCAHAGLRVSEALAAKVSDIQGTQLTVRGKGGKVRRIPLGKRVRMAVAGLSPAQIDGRLFDWSYHQAKYRMSLAFRAAGHGQTWRGFHAARKHSGTRLYRATKDFTRVGVFLGHASVDTTRRYVAMEENDVQHEVEDF; encoded by the coding sequence GTGACCCTCGTCCGCACTGGTGACCCCCTCGCCCTGATCCATCTGACTGATCAAGCTCTACGAGTCCGTGCCGTCGAAGCGGCCAGCACCTACGACGCCCCGACCCTGGTGCAGGTCACCCAGGCCTACATGACCAGTGGCAGCCGCAAAGGGGCCCGGACCAGTCCGAAGACCCTGGCGGCCTACAGCCTGGCGGTGAGCGACTTTGTGCCCTGGGCGCAGGATCAGGGGGTGCAACTGCTGCGCCCCGGGCGGCGGGACGGCGGACGCTACGTGGCGCACCTGCAGACGCGGCCGTCACAGGGACGCGGAAAAACGGGCACCCTGTCGGCCTCGACCGTGGCGCAGTACGTGGCCGGCGCCCGGGCGCTGTACCGGGCCCTGCGCTGGGCCGGCGCGACGGAAGCCCAGCCCTTTGAAGATATCCATGTGCCGCCGGACCCCACACCAGGTATCGTCAAGAATCCGCCGTATATGCGCGAGATTGATGAGGTGCTCAGCCACTGCGACGCCCGCCTGGCCGCGTTGTTGCTGCTCTGCGCCCACGCGGGCCTGCGCGTCAGTGAAGCCCTGGCCGCGAAGGTCTCTGACATTCAGGGGACGCAGCTGACGGTGCGCGGCAAGGGTGGCAAGGTCCGCCGAATTCCGCTGGGGAAACGCGTCCGCATGGCGGTGGCCGGGCTCTCTCCAGCACAAATCGATGGCCGACTCTTCGACTGGTCCTACCACCAGGCCAAGTACCGCATGAGCCTCGCGTTTCGTGCGGCTGGGCACGGTCAGACCTGGCGCGGCTTTCATGCGGCCAGGAAACACTCAGGGACCCGGCTGTACCGCGCGACCAAGGATTTTACCCGGGTTGGCGTGTTTCTCGGCCACGCGTCTGTGGATACAACCCGGCGGTATGTGGCGATGGAAGAAAACGACGTCCAGCACGAGGTCGAGGACTTCTGA
- a CDS encoding ParA family protein, whose protein sequence is MTTYTFFNHAGGVGKTSATRDFGYELASRGHRVLLVDFDPQGNLTSFLGADKWGLNQDATLLAALLEDDPNAVQSRLPATVEVHGLSLYPATIDLAIAEAQLLAKIGRERRLSNILGRLPQAYDFVLIDSPPSLGTLTVNALVAADSVITPVATRFKAVDGLPGLTRMVNELQWVKPSLGFAAFLPTMYDQRNRHDSDVLEMIREQLAPLAPVLPPVRYRAADHNDASMSGQPVQVYKPGSEAARDMAQVVTAFLELQGQPA, encoded by the coding sequence ATGACGACCTACACCTTCTTCAACCACGCGGGCGGGGTTGGTAAGACCTCGGCCACGCGTGATTTCGGGTATGAGCTCGCTTCACGTGGGCACCGGGTCCTGCTGGTCGATTTCGATCCTCAAGGCAACCTGACGTCTTTCCTGGGGGCCGACAAATGGGGATTGAACCAGGACGCCACCCTGCTGGCCGCGCTTCTGGAAGACGACCCCAACGCCGTCCAGTCCAGATTGCCAGCCACGGTCGAGGTTCACGGCCTGTCGCTCTATCCCGCCACGATTGATCTGGCCATCGCCGAAGCGCAGCTGCTGGCCAAGATCGGCCGCGAGCGGCGACTCAGCAATATCCTCGGCCGGCTGCCCCAGGCCTATGACTTCGTGCTGATCGACTCGCCACCCAGCCTGGGGACCCTCACCGTCAATGCCCTGGTCGCCGCGGATTCGGTCATCACGCCCGTGGCGACCCGCTTCAAGGCGGTGGATGGGCTGCCCGGTCTGACGCGAATGGTCAACGAACTGCAGTGGGTCAAACCCAGCCTGGGTTTCGCAGCGTTCCTCCCAACCATGTACGACCAGCGCAACCGGCATGACTCTGACGTTCTGGAGATGATTCGTGAGCAGCTCGCGCCGCTGGCGCCGGTGCTGCCTCCGGTCCGCTACCGCGCCGCGGACCACAACGACGCCAGCATGAGCGGCCAGCCCGTCCAGGTCTACAAACCGGGCAGTGAGGCGGCACGGGACATGGCCCAGGTGGTGACCGCCTTCCTCGAGCTGCAAGGGCAGCCCGCGTGA